A region of the Sardina pilchardus chromosome 3, fSarPil1.1, whole genome shotgun sequence genome:
ACAAATACCAGAATAGGCCAATCTGGTTATATTTGTTATGTTAGCACTGGTCCAGGTTATCAACAACAAATGAGACACTGACCTTATTTCTTACACTTATAGGCCCCAATTTAAATGACAGGCAAATAGCAAAGTCACTCAACAAGCAAAGTGTCTGCACAAACTAAAGCCATCACAAAGTGTGTGGGACCTGGGAACGTTGATCTGATCCATCAAAGATCTAAAAAAAAATTGCTCATTGTATTGAATTAGCAAACAGATTTTGTCTCAAAGCTCAAAATTAGCTTTAGTTATCCCTTTTTAAGCACTTTGTCTTTTAAATTAGGGCCCAATATGCTTCTATACCCAATAAAATAAAGTTTATTAGTCGTCACTGTCACTGCAAGGCCTCCGGCTAACAATGTCACACTTGACATTTGAGGCACATCTGTAACATACAGGCCAGGGTGACATTTTAGGCTCATGAACAGCGGGTCTCCAGATTTGCCCAAATCAAGGCTTCATATGAGGACCTCATAGAGCTCATATGATCAAAAAGTTAAGAAAAGAAATCAAATATTTATGGAATAAGATATTCCAAAAGTCAGATGTAACAAAGCTgcaacccccacacacacacgcgccgcaTGCTTAAAGGGAGTCCAGGGACTGTGACCCGACTTGGGGCCAGGAGAAGGACGCGGTGCTGGGCAGGAGTCCGAGCGAGGCGTGGGAGGGCATGACGCCGGCCGTCTGTGCGGGCGAGTGGGTGAGCCGGTGCTTCTTCAGCTGGCCCAGCTCGCGGAAGCAGCAGCCGCACTGGGCGCAGCGGTAGGGCCTCTCGCCCGTGTGGATGCGCTGGTGCTTGTGCAGGCTGTCCAGGTGGCGGAAGCGCTTCTCGCAGTAGCGGCACGGGTACGGCCGCTCGCCCGTGTGGATGCGCTGGTGCGTCTTCAGGCAGTAGAAGCGCCGGAAGCCGCGGCCGCACACGTTGCAGCGGTAGATCTTCTCGGAGCCGTCCCGCGACGTCTGGCCGGAGCTCTGGAGGGGCACGCTGGCCTCGCCCAGCCCCATCATCGGAGGAGGACCTGACACCTGGGACAAAGACAGCAAGGAAGACGTGGACACGCTGATCGAAAGAgcagctgatgctgctgctgacacCGCAATGAGATCAGGGCCAGAGGCGGCCGCGTTCTGATGCTCAGGGTCGTCCTCGATCTTGATCATTGCGTTCTTGACCTCCTCATGGTCCTCCAGCACCTGAATGAGGCCCAGCTCATTCACATTACCAGCCGCACCACCCACCTCAAACTCAAACTTGCTCAGGTCCGGTGGGTCCTCTGACTGCATTGGCGCATCTTGCTCACCAGGGATCCTGTGGCCATCCTCTGTGGAGATCAAGGTGCCTTTGTATTCTGTGAGAACAAGATTTTA
Encoded here:
- the LOC134076854 gene encoding Krueppel-like factor 12 isoform X1 → MTSNVDVSVSFLKYELASTIEQAVRSAVDTVLKETARVVGIKLAAARTAAAESHRENQTLRERLEISEGELKAVRYYMTAAEKNIKQCLLLNNQNQPPRSSLVRPQSEENLFLFPSNTVESNVSQVPREHSRTVRSFRNSPGRTSFSRTLPSVGLCLPTPQSEWPRSVPNRRRIRSSASLNQSLMSHNQAAQAPIEPTTMLAGPEEGADGQFFIADDGVTNKEYKGTLISTEDGHRIPGEQDAPMQSEDPPDLSKFEFEVGGAAGNVNELGLIQVLEDHEEVKNAMIKIEDDPEHQNAAASGPDLIAVSAAASAALSISVSTSSLLSLSQVSGPPPMMGLGEASVPLQSSGQTSRDGSEKIYRCNVCGRGFRRFYCLKTHQRIHTGERPYPCRYCEKRFRHLDSLHKHQRIHTGERPYRCAQCGCCFRELGQLKKHRLTHSPAQTAGVMPSHASLGLLPSTASFSWPQVGSQSLDSL